A portion of the Oscillospiraceae bacterium genome contains these proteins:
- a CDS encoding TnpV protein has product MENNLTYTRNGDYLIPDLKLSEQPEKPLGKYGRMRKAYLKEHRPILYNQLLMSEKLYPHLREIDETANSRLEQMMPRLAEAAGATEQLKASAPMQWVGLMNTCKAQAEEILLAELINS; this is encoded by the coding sequence ATGGAAAACAACCTGACTTACACGAGGAACGGCGATTACCTGATCCCCGACCTGAAGCTGTCCGAACAGCCGGAGAAGCCCCTGGGCAAGTACGGCAGGATGCGCAAAGCGTACCTGAAGGAACACCGGCCCATCCTCTACAACCAGCTGCTGATGAGCGAGAAGCTGTACCCGCACCTTCGGGAGATCGACGAGACCGCGAACAGCCGTCTGGAGCAGATGATGCCCCGGCTGGCGGAGGCAGCGGGCGCGACGGAGCAGCTGAAAGCCAGCGCCCCCATGCAGTGGGTGGGCCTGATGAACACCTGCAAGGCCCAGGCGGAGGAGATCCTGCTGGCGGAACTTATCAACAGCTGA